From a region of the Cucumis sativus cultivar 9930 chromosome 6, Cucumber_9930_V3, whole genome shotgun sequence genome:
- the LOC101204734 gene encoding F-box/LRR-repeat protein 3 has translation MFSNSHSTPSLNKKLHSFSSPFDHLTEEIIFAILDHLHDDPFSRKSFSLLSKSFYAAESLHRRSLRPLHSHPIRTVSPRYPSISKLDLTLCPHVEDSFLISVSTAWKTTLRSIDLSRSRSFSNVGLSNLVTSCTGLVEINLSNGVALTDSVIKVLAEAKNLEKLWLSRCKSITDMGIGCVAVGCKKLKLLCLNWCLHITDLGVGLIATKCKELRSLDLSFLPITEKCLPTILQLQHLEELILEECHGIDDEGLEALKRNCKRNSLKFLNLSRCPSISHSGLSSLIIGSENLQKLNLSYGSSITTDMAKCLHNFSGLQSIKLDCCSLTTSGVKTIANWRASLKELSLSKCAGVTDECLSILVQKHKQLRKLDITCCRKITYGSINSITSSCSFLVSLKMESCSLVPREAYVLIGQRCPYLEELDLTDNEIDNEGLKSISKCSRLSVLKLGICLNINDDGLCHIASGCPKIKELDLYRSTGITDRGIAATAGGCPALEMINIAYNDKITDSSLISLSKCLNLKALEIRGCCCISSIGLSAIAMGCKQLTVLDIKKCVNVNDDGMLPLAQFSHNLKQINLSYCSVTDVGLLSLASINCLRNMTILHLAGLTPDGLTAALLVGSGLRKVKLHLSFKSSLPPSFRKYMETRGCILYWRDKAFQVDRDDKDWNFHSGKSMGDST, from the exons ATGTTCTCCAACTCCCACTCTACCCCATCCCTGAACAAGAAGCTCCACTCATTTTCCAGCCCCTTCGATCATCTCACAGAGGAGATCATCTTTGCCATTCTCGACCATCTTCACGACGACCCTTTTTCTCGAAAATCCTTTTCTCTCCTCTCTAAGTCCTTCTACGCCGCCGAATCCCTCCACCGTAGATCTCTAAGGCCACTCCATTCCCACCCGATTCGAACTGTATCCCCTCGTTACCCTTCCATTTCCAAACTTGACCTTACCCTTTGCCCACATGTCGAAgattcttttctaatttcagTATCGACTGCTTGGAAGACGACGCTTCGTTCCATCGATTTGTCTCGGTCTAGGTCGTTTTCCAATGTGGGATTGTCCAATTTGGTTACGAGTTGTACTGGGTTGGTTGAGATTAACTTGTCCAATGGAGTCGCACTGACTGACTCGGTGATCAAGGTCTTAGCCGAGGCGAAAAACTTGGAGAAACTTTGGTTGTCCAGGTGTAAATCGATTACGGATATGGGGATTGGTTGTGTAGCTGTTGGATGCAAGAAGTTGAAACTCTTGTGTTTGAATTGGTGTTTGCATATTACTGATTTGGGGGTTGGTTTGATTGCAACCAAATGCAAGGAGCTAAGGAGTTTGGATCTTTCTTTCTTGCCG aTTACTGAGAAATGTCTTCCAACAATTCTTCAATTGCAACATCTTGAAGAGCTCATTCTCGAGGAATGCCATGGAATTGATGATGAAGGCCTCGAAGCTCTTAAACGTAACTGCAAGAGAAACTCATTGAAG TTTCTCAATCTGTCTCGCTGTCCAAGTATCAGCCATTCGGGTTTGTCTTCTTTGATTATTGGCTCTGAAAACCTTCAAAAGCTCAACTTATCATACGGCTCTTCA ATCACAACGGACATGGCAAAATGTTTGCATAATTTTTCTGGTTTACAATCAATAAAATTGGATTGTTGTTCACTTACTACTTCTGGGGTAAAAACCATTGCAAATTGGCGTGCATCTCTTAAGGAGTTGAGTTTGAGCAAGTGTGCAGGCGTGACGGATGAGTGTCTCTCCATTCTTGTGCAAAAACACAAGCAGTTGAGGAAATTAGACATCACATGCTGCCGCAAGATAACTTATGGATCCATTAACAGCATTACGAGTTCATGTTCTTTCCTTGTTTCCCTTAAAATGGAATCTTGTAGTCTAGTTCCTAGAGAGGCCTATGTGTTGATAGGACAACGTTGTCCGTACTTGGAGGAACTTGACCTCACTGACAATGAGATCGACAATGAAG GTTTGAAGTCAATCTCAAAATGTTCAAGACTTAGTGTTCTTAAGCTGGGAATTTGCTTGAATATAAATGATGATGGTCTATGCCACATTGCAAGTGGTTGTCCAAAAATCAAAGAGCTTGATTTATACAG GTCAACAGGAATTACAGACAGAGGCATTGCAGCAACTGCTGGGGGTTGTCCTGCTCTTGAGATGATTAACATTGCTTATAACGATAAAATTACAGATTCTTCATTAATATCCTTgtcaaaatgtttgaatttaaaagcCCTTGAAATTCGAGGGTGTTGTTGCATTTCATCCATTGGCCTCTCAGCCATAGCAATGGGATGTAAACAACTTACTGTGCTGGATATAAAGAAATGTGTCAATGTAAATGATGATGGGATGCTTCCACTCGCCCAATTCTCTCACAACTTGAAGCAG ATAAACTTATCATATTGTTCGGTTACAGATGTTGGTCTATTGTCTCTAGCAAGCATTAACTGCCTGAGAAACATGACCATCTTGCATTTGGCTGGCTTGACTCCAGATGGCCTAACTGCTGCCCTGCTGGTTGGTAGTGGTCTAAGAAAGGTGAAGCTGCACTTGTCGTTCAAATCCTCGCTTCCTCCATCTTTTCGTAAATACATGGAAACCCGTGGATGCATATTGTACTGGAGGGACAAAGCATTCCAG GTTGACCGAGACGATAAAGATTGGAATTTTCACAGTGGAAAAAGTATGGGAGACTCCACGTAA
- the LOC101204979 gene encoding peroxidase P7 — protein MASIIHSLLLCFIVLSASLSHTHAQLTPNFYNNVCPRALSTIKSVVSKAIRREPRMGASLLRLHFHDCFVNGCDGSVLLDDTATFTGEKTAFPNANSIRGFDVVDQIKTQVNKVCKENVVSCADILAVAARDSVAILGGPNYKVLVGRRDARTASANDANRNLPPPFFSFSQLLSNFQSHGLELKDLVLLSAGHTLGLARCTSFRSRIYNDTNIDSKFATTLQKNCPQSGGDDNLKGLDKSPNFFDNAYFKALLTNKGLLHSDQELFGGGNNDSDDLVKYYSRYPNDFKKDFGSSMIKMGNMNPLTGTNGEIRTNCRFVN, from the exons ATGGCATCCATTATCCACTCtcttttgctttgttttattgttttatcaGCTTCCCTAAGCCATACCCATGCACAACTAACTCCAAACTTTTACAACAACGTCTGCCCAAGGGCCTTGTCCACCATTAAATCCGTCGTTTCGAAGGCCATCAGGCGCGAGCCTCGAATGGGTGCTTCGCTATTACGTCTCCATTTTCACGATTGTTTTGTCAAC GGTTGTGATGGATCGGTCTTGTTGGATGATACTGCCACCTTCACCGGAGAAAAGACTGCATTTCCTAATGCTAACTCGATTAGAGGATTTGATGTTGTGGATCAAATTAAGACACAAGTGAATAAagtttgtaaagaaaatgtcGTGTCTTGTGCTGACATCTTAGCTGTTGCTGCTCGTGACTCCGTTGCTATT CTAGGAGGGCCAAACTACAAGGTACTAGTAGGAAGAAGAGACGCGAGAACAGCGAGTGCAAACGATGCCAACAGAAATCTCCCTCCACCATTTTTCAGCTTCAGTCAACTTCTTTCCAACTTCCAATCTCATGGCCTTGAACTCAAGGACCTCGTCCTATTGTCAGCTGGCCACACTCTAGGGCTAGCTCGGTGCACTAGTTTTCGAAGTAGGATATACAATGACACGAACATTGATTCAAAATTTGCAACAACGTTGCAAAAGAACTGCCCACAGAGTGGTGGGGATGACAACTTGAAAGGTCTTGACAAGAGTCCAAACTTCTTTGACAATGCCTACTTCAAGGCTTTGTTGACAAACAAGGGACTTCTTCATTCTGACCAAGAACTGTTTGGCGGTGGCAACAACGATAGCGATGATTTGGTGAAGTATTATAGTAGATATCCAAATGACTTTAAAAAGGACTTTGGTTCTTCTATGATTAAGATGGGGAATATGAATCCACTTACAGGAACTAATGGAGAAATCAGAACTAACTGTaggtttgttaattaa
- the LOC101204490 gene encoding peroxidase P7 — MPSLVHSLLLCVLVLSASLIHTHAQLTSNFYNNVCPKALSTIKSVVLNAIKNEPRMGASLLRLHFHDCFVNGCDGSVLLDDTSTFTREKTALPNANSIRGFEVIDQIKTQVNQACNGNLVSCADILAVAARDSVAILGGPNYKVLVGRRDARTTSVNDANRNLPPPFFNVTQLLSNFQSHGLDLKDLVVLSAGHTLGYARCTSFRNRIYNDTNIDSKFAATLQGNCPQSGGDDNLSGLDKTPYSFDNAYFKFLLSNKGLLHSDQELFGGGNGDSDNLVKYYNTYPNAFKNDFASSMIKMGNMNPLTGSDGEVRANCRVVN; from the exons ATGCCATCCCTCGTTCACTCTCTTTTGCTTTGTGTTCTTGTTTTATCAGCTTCCCTAATTCATACCCATGCACAACTAACTTCTAACTTTTACAACAATGTGTGCCCTAAGGCCTTGTCCACCATTAAGTCGGTCGTTTTGAATGCCATAAAAAACGAGCCTCGAATGGGAGCTTCACTCTTACGTCTCCATTTCCACGATTGCTTTGTCAAT GGTTGTGATGGATCGGTCTTGTTAGATGATACTTCTACTTTTACTCGAGAAAAGACTGCACTTCCTAATGCTAATTCGATAAGAGGATTTGAAGTTATTGACCAGATTAAGACACAAGTCAACCAAGCTTGCAATGGAAATCTTGTGTCTTGTGCTGATATTTTAGCCGTTGCTGCTCGAGACTCTGTTGCTATC CTTGGAGGACCAAACTACAAAGTACTAGTAGGAAGAAGAGATGCAAGAACAACGAGTGTAAACGATGCCAACAGAAATCTTCCTCCACCATTTTTCAATGTCACACAGCTTCTTTCCAACTTCCAATCTCATGGCCTCGACCTCAAGGACCTCGTCGTCTTGTCGGCTGGCCACACTCTTGGGTATGCTCGGTGTACCAGTTTTCGAAATAGGATATACAATGACACCAACATCGACTCGAAATTTGCAGCGACATTGCAGGGAAACTGCCCACAAAGCGGTGGTGATGACAATCTAAGTGGTCTTGACAAGACTCCATATTCATTTGACAATGCCTACTTCAAGTTTTTGTTGAGCAACAAGGGTCTTCTCCACTCCGACCAAGAACTCTTCGGCGGTGGGAATGGCGACAGTGATAATTTGGTGAAATATTATAATACATACCCAAATGCAttcaaaaatgattttgctTCTTCCATGATCAAAATGGGGAATATGAATCCACTTACCGGAAGTGACGGAGAAGTCAGAGCCAATTGCAGAGTtgtcaattaa
- the LOC101209072 gene encoding biogenesis of lysosome-related organelles complex 1 subunit 1 isoform X1 gives MRSSSGQSRPDLPVGPNRVKFQSETERLTADVGGLEASLLQMVTDHQYASLKLRENSEKAKKDAIQKAVRVSDLLVDAVNGGVQESFVNQKLIELEIRALGTTIARFTKQTDQWLAATHALNTAVKEIGDFENWIKTIDFDCKSITTAIHNIYQD, from the exons ATGAGATCTTCGTCGGGGCAATCGCGGCCGGACCTCCCGGTAGGGCCTAATCGCGTCAAGTTTCAATCGGAGACGGAGAGATTGACCGCCGATGTAGGTGGATTGGAAGCTTCATTGCTTCAGATGGTCACTGATCATCAGTACGCCTCTCTCAAGCTCAGGGAAAACTCCG AGAAGGCGAAGAAAGATGCTATACAGAAGGCGGTACGCGTATCGGATCTTTTAGTTGATGCCGTGAATGGTGGAGTTCAGGAATCTTTTGTCAATCAGAAGTTGATTGAGCTTGAAATTAGGGCTTTAGGGACTACGATTGCAAGATTTACGAAGCAAACCGATCAATGGCTCGCCGCCACTCACGCTTTGAACACTGCTGTTAAG GAAATTGGAGATTTTGAGAACTGGATAAAGACCATCGATTTCGATTGTAAAAGCATCACTACGGCCATCCATAACATTTACCAAGACTGA
- the LOC101209072 gene encoding biogenesis of lysosome-related organelles complex 1 subunit 1 isoform X2, whose protein sequence is MRSSSGQSRPDLPVGPNRVKFQSETERLTADVGGLEASLLQMVTDHQYASLKLRENSEKAKKDAIQKAVRVSDLLVDAVNGGVQESFVNQKLIELEIRALGTTIARFTKQTDQWLAATHALNTAVKHCCESKPA, encoded by the exons ATGAGATCTTCGTCGGGGCAATCGCGGCCGGACCTCCCGGTAGGGCCTAATCGCGTCAAGTTTCAATCGGAGACGGAGAGATTGACCGCCGATGTAGGTGGATTGGAAGCTTCATTGCTTCAGATGGTCACTGATCATCAGTACGCCTCTCTCAAGCTCAGGGAAAACTCCG AGAAGGCGAAGAAAGATGCTATACAGAAGGCGGTACGCGTATCGGATCTTTTAGTTGATGCCGTGAATGGTGGAGTTCAGGAATCTTTTGTCAATCAGAAGTTGATTGAGCTTGAAATTAGGGCTTTAGGGACTACGATTGCAAGATTTACGAAGCAAACCGATCAATGGCTCGCCGCCACTCACGCTTTGAACACTGCTGTTAAG CATTGTTGCGAATCAAAGCCTGCTTAA
- the LOC101208108 gene encoding peroxidase 4 — protein MATTTFSSHNNMTSTMALALVLLAVLMGTSSAHLSPNFYHNTCPNLLSLVRAGVRSAVAKEARMGASLLRLHFHDCFVNGCDGSILLDDTPTFLGEQTAAPNNRSVRGFNVIANIKEKIEKICPGVVSCADILTLSARDSVVALGGPSWKVKLGRRDSKTASFSDVTGAIPPPTSTLATLINRFNTKGLSPKDLVALSGAHTIGKARCLFFKNRIYNETNIDKSFAKKRQKNCPRNGGDDNRTPFDFRTPNLFDNNYYKNLLEKKALLRSDQVLHNGGSTDSLVELYSHDSAAFESDFVAAMIKMGDIEPLTGLQGEIRKVCSRPN, from the exons ATGGCCACCACAACCTTTTCTTCTCATAACAATATGACGTCGACTATGGCTTTAGCATTAGTCTTATTGGCAGTACTCATGGGAACCTCCTCAGCTCATCTTTCTCCCAACTTCTACCACAACACTTGTCCTAACCTCCTTAGCCTAGTTCGAGCTGGTGTTCGGTCTGCTGTTGCTAAGGAAGCTCGCATGGGTGCTTCCCTTCTCCGTCTCCACTTTCACGATTGTTTCGTCAAT GGTTGCGATGGATCGATCCTTCTAGATGATACTCCTACATTTTTAGGAGAGCAAACAGCAGCTCCTAACAATAGATCTGTTAGAGGGTTCAATGTGATTGCCAATATAAAGGAgaagatagaaaaaatttgTCCTGGTGTTGTCTCTTGTGCTGATATTTTGACTTTATCTGCTCGTGACTCTGTTGTAGCA TTGGGAGGGCCAAGTTGGAAAGTGAAATTGGGAAGGAGAGATTCCAAAACAGCCAGCTTCTCCGATGTCACTGGTGCCATTCCTCCACCGACCTCCACCCTTGCCACTCTCATCAATCGGTTCAATACCAAAGGCCTTTCCCCAAAGGATTTGGTTGCTTTATCTG GTGCTCACACAATTGGAAAAGCaagatgtttgtttttcaagaaTCGTATTTACAATGAAACCAATATCGACAAGTCATTTGCtaagaaaagacaaaagaatTGTCCAAGAAATGGAGGAGACGATAATCGTACTCCTTTTGACTTCAGAACCCCAAACCTTTTCGATAACAATTACTACAAGAATCTTTTGGAGAAAAAGGCTTTGCTCCGCTCTGATCAAGTGCTACACAATGGTGGATCCACCGATTCTTTGGTTGAACTCTACAGTCATGACAGTGCAGCTTTTGAATCCGACTTCGTGGCAGCTATGATCAAAATGGGTGACATTGAACCACTCACTGGATTGCAAGGCGAGATCCGCAAAGTCTGTAGTCGACCCAACTAA